A stretch of DNA from Temnothorax longispinosus isolate EJ_2023e chromosome 2, Tlon_JGU_v1, whole genome shotgun sequence:
CGAGGATCCAAGGATCTTAGGCTACGAGAACATGTTTCACAAATCTACAAAAAGAATTTACGTCGGCGAGAAACAAACAACTTCATCTCCCACCTCCATTGTTATCGCGTCGCTTTGTCATCAGCTTTGACGTCGATCTTCGCGCGGTTTATGAGTCGTCCGCGATGTTCGATGATTTAAAGGCAGCCACGCGATACACTTAGATAAATACTGATGTATTTAATATCGATCTGAGCCAAGATCTGAGCATTCTATGGCGGTCTAATACACGTGCTTGCCACGTGTTATCCATTCGCCATTCGATTATCATCGATCATTTCCGACATCGATTAACCATGCACCTTCGCGAGATTTTCATCCTCGATCGcggctattaaaaatataaattaatcccTTATTGCAGAAcacttgtatattttttatgagagaGCAACGGTATGACAAATTTATTTGCTGTGttgctaattatatatttgtaaattataattttttcaattttcgatATCTGTTAATAAATTCCAAAATGTTTCGTCAATACTCACCcaagaaaatttaaactaaGAAAAATCTTAATCTGCAATAAGAgcttaaagattttattcaaCAGTTGAAGTTTAAAAAGCTATTTATCTTGGGATTTTATATATCTGTGAATCTACACAAATTATCCTAGAAAATACTAaagtgatataaattaaaaatattattaaattaaataaattttaatctaatattgataaaacttACGAAAACTGCACTTGAAACTTGCAATAAAGGATTAGGTTCTTTATAATGAACGAACGCACTAcgaacaaaaagaaagaattatctCATCGAATTTAGCCGAGTCTTGTCGAGTCGAATTGTTACGCTTTGTATCTATTCATGCTTCTTTTAGTTTattctcctttctctccttctttcttcgtcTATCTCtcattatttctcttttactttGTCTCTTTAGATACGGCAGTGTTGTGGACGGTTACGGAATCGACGTCCGTAATCCCAAAAATGTTTCCTACAAGTATACACgctagttttaataaatacatatttcaacAACCGTCTTTAGAACTaggtttttaataaacttgtatattatatcatattacaCATGATTCCGTTACGTTGCGATCCCTTTCTTCCcttgctttattttttctattctttttttttcttattaagaaAACATATTCGGAAGAAATGTCGCTTCTCGTCGATCTACCCTCTATCTTTCGAATTTCGAATTAGGTTCCTCCCTGCGACGCGGATGTAATTCGCACGCGTCACTCGTTTTTCGCTTTTCCGTGGATCTCATCTTTGATCCGAGGATTTTATGAATTTCGAAAAAGCtgtcgattttatttataagattgatataaaaagtcattataatgacaaataatttgGCACAATGTTTCGTAAAAACTTGAGAACATTTATCTAAATTTCCTCAATTCGAAGATTAATAACCACAAAATcacaaaatacaaaagtaaAGCTAAACAACAGTGGCACTTAATTCTCGATAGTCTCCTAAGACTTCTCTTTATATTCAGATTCCATCAAGATTACGTGATAGCTCTAGAAATGATTTAACACACGGCTCTAAAGAATCGCAAATGTGCCAGGATtagtgaaaaaagaaaaaagaatttttatcgaGTCTCAGGCTCTAAAAACTTAGATCTTAGGACCTaagaaatttagaatttacAATGTTTAAGGTCTAAAGTACTTAGGATCTAAGATGTTTAGATCTGAAGTCTGTTCGATTTAAGATACTTGGAATCTAAGGCACCTAGAATTATAGTGTTTTAGAGTCTAATTGAAAGATAgcttacatttaatatttaaggtGCCATAACTTAAGGAGGCCAAGATCCAAAAATCCGTATAAACTACAAtccaagaaaattatatttcctataattaaaaaatcgtagGAATTTagaacaaaatttgaaaattttttcagagAAGCTTAGaatcaaacattaaaaaaatatatcttgaattgaaaataaagatattctgGATAGTTCtagaattgaaaattttttagagaCTTTTTAGaaacttgtaaaattaatattataaattttaagtgCACACAGAATTTTACACAGAATCCTAAGATTTTACAGGATTATAACATCGGAAATCTCCTTAAAAATCCTGAGGGATCCTATGAGGAGAAAATTCCGAAATCTTgtaaatctttgaaaaaattgtaggaATATCCTGAGAAATCCTAGAAGACTCGGTTTAAAAAATCCTAAGTTCATTAAATCTTAAGCGATTTATTATGCAGAACTTTCATTTATTTGGCACAAGACAACGCTGCTATATCTCTTAATCTTAGAAAATTCctagaaaatgttaaaaaaccCCAAACTCATTGGGAATCCTTGAAGGATCACAAAGATCCTAGGAAAATTCTAGGAAATGCTATAGACTCTCAGAAAAAATCACAGAAAGTTCGAgtttaatcaattttcaaaaaatcctCGGATTTAATGGAAATACCACGTGATATCCCCGTTCTTATTTCCACTGACAACGTGtcctaatttaataataatcaggaATAGGTAtaatctatctatctatctatctagtAAACCAGCATCATATTAAAGTCtatcctcctcctcttcttcgttATCCTCGTTATTCTCTTCGGACTCCTCTTTGTAGCCGGGATGCTCTGAGATCGCATAATAATTTCCATTGTAGATCACCCCGAGCTCCCGCAGGACATCGCCCCGTATGATCGCCTTGATCGTCCAATTGTAGATCTCCTCGCTCTCACTCTCGCGATCCAGCCGCTCGACGTCGAGGATTTTGGAGCTAAGTCGCTCCAGTATGATGCCAATGTCCTTGATGCTAAGGTGGTGCTTCTGGTCGACCGTCAGCTGATCGatcagtaacaaaaatttctccGAGGTCACGATTTCGTCCTCCATTATTGTGTTCTCCGTTTCGGACTCAGAACTGTCATGCTCTTGATGATGGTGGTGATGATTATGATGTAAGTGGAAGCCAACAGCACCGGCTAGACGCGAGCTTGACTCCTCGTCAGCGGTATCGCGAAAACGAACATGACCTTTGCTAAGGCCAGGTCGCTTGGTGCCGTCCGATAGGGAGGACGGCGGCTGTGGCGACGGCGTTTGCgtttgctgctgttgctgtggATGTGGATGATGCGGATGTTGATACTGCGCATGCTGCGCGTCCTGAATCGGCGACGTCGCCACCGATTTGTGTACAGCGATTCTGCGGCCCTCTTCGTGCAGGGCGCAGCAGTGAAAATCGCACTCGCCGATAGCACCGCCGTCGGCGCCATTCACCGGACTGCCGTTTCGCGCGACCGGCTGATGAATGTGGTTGGAGCATTCGGGTGTGTGGATGTGGATGGTCGTACTGTCGAACGAATTTGTGCCTTGCTTCACCAGACGGCCCGGCATGTGCGATTGCACCGGTTGTTGCTGCTAGGATGAAGATAAGCTTACAGCGTGATAGATAAGAATTTAGTTCAGTTTGcgtcaaaatttcaaaaataaaacaccTAACTGGTTGAAATCAAAGAATTAGACGATTACAACAATGATCTAGTTCACTTTCTTCAAATCTTTAAAGAACTAACATAGAGAACTAATGCCATATTGATCTCTCTAATTACAAGTAACGCAATGATTGCGCTAAATTGATTTAGAAAATCatgattgataaaaaaaactgtccACAGATAAAGCGCTTAGATTAGTACGGCTAACAGATTGGTATGGTAGATCATTGTTGAGATCGAAAAATTCAGTGCAACTCAACGCTGAcctattttcttaaaagcatgAACGGATTAATTTCCTCAGGACTTTAAGAAAATGAATTACATCACTGTCACACTGATCTTTTCAATCGTAGATTCTGCGGTAGGTTTAGAAACTTGCGCGATTGAACTAAAATCTAAAGATGAAACGCTTAAAGTAAAACTGTAAATTGAATATACCATATCGTCATGATTTATCACAGTGATTCGCGGGCTGGTGTACCGCGACGGGGCAATCTCGCCGGGCAAGTGCGTCGTCTTGCCGTCATAGCCGAGCTTGTCCAAGCTGGTCTGGATCACCAGGGACGGCCGCTGGGCGCCACTCAGGTCAGCTTTCTTAGTCGGCGAATACTTGGAGGTTTGGGCATCTTGGCCTGCCTTCGCCTGCTGCTGCTGCACCtgcgacgacgatgacgagcGCTGGTCCCAGTGTAGTACCACTGTGACTCGGCCTTTATTGTCCATGATTTTCCACGATGGCGTCTCATCGTGCAACTCCAGCGCGTGGATCGTCTCGCAGACTATTTTCGGGATCGCCGAAATTgctgagaaagagaaagagaaaaggagtTATCAGTTATCGGTGGACGCGGCTGCGGAGGGATACGGGTGGTGTGTTCGGTGGTGCAAGGCGTGACAATCAGTGCCAGTGATCCATCGCAAGAGTGCGAGACCCATAGATCTTAAGGAAGCCAAGAGACTTACGGATTCAAAAGTCTAAAGAGGTTTCGGGTGATAAAGAAGATTGTCTTAAAAAATCCAAAACATCTAAAGAGAGCTTAAGAATAGAAGAAAACCTACTTGGTTGATCGTTTAAAggcttgtgtgtgtgtaaggATTCAGTTTGATCCACATGTAATTCAGTTTGATCAGTTTCAATTATATCAGTTGCCTCGAGATTAGTTTCCTCAACCAAGTTGTCGATTTCCATCAACCAAAGTTGATCGTTGTAATATCTCCTTTACATAGCAGCGCGTATGACTCTAAAGAAGCTATATATTCGAGGGTTCAAAAATCTAGAAAAgtcgagatatttgagaacAGAAGAAAAGCTACTTGGTTGATCGTTAAAGGTCTCTATAAGAAGATTCAATTTTTACTTGTGAAATGCTTCGATGAATCTAATTTATCGCATGATATACGTGTAAAAGTTATCCCAActattttcatcttttaaatacttaaaaaattctcgtTTTCTTTAGatgtcttttaaaattttctgtcGCTCGTGTTGCTTCAATCTTAGTTTCCTCAACCAAGTTGCCGATTTCTCCTAAAGTCGATCTGTGTAATGTCCCTTTTACCTACCAGCGCGTATGATGTCGACGCCAGTAGGACACCAGCGTTCACCATGCCGCAACAGGAGCAGGATCGTGTTGTTTCCTAGTGTCTTGAAGTATTCGCCGTCCTCGACTTGCGTGCCGTCCGACTCCAAAACTAGCGAGACATTCTCGTTTTGTGGCACGCCCAGCTTTTCCTTACCTGAAAGCAAGGGTTGGCCAAAGGGTTGGGGTGTCAGATGGCGTTCCAGAGGGTTGTGATAACGCTTTAACATCAGCGTCAGTGTGCGTGTgggcgtgtgcgtgcgcgcgtgtgcatGTGTGTTACATGTATCCCGTGTAAATGGGTGTGCCACGTGTCGTATGTACTGTGTAATCGTGTGAATGGCGCGGTTGCGAATAATGGTGGTGCGTCCTCGAACGaatgaacgaacgaacgaacgaacggcGCTTTGTTTCTGAGAAATGTTGCGAGAAATGTGTGTTGCGAGAGCGACACTTTCAAAGGAACTTTACAGATAATGCAATTCCGCGCCGCGATACGCTGCGCGGAAATATTTCCGACCGGAAATATTTCTTCGCCGGTCGGCCGGACAGGTGGAAAGAGAGTGCTCCGGAAGGACAATGCGTGACGCTTGCTTGCAAAGAGTTATCCTTAGCGTAACACGcatggtttttttttacaaacaatcTAACATCTTCCTCAAAGtctttctgaaaatttttttattttttttcctttcaaaaatatgttttgtaaGAAAAGAACGATATCTTGTGACCAGTAATCCAATATCTTAAATAtcgtcaaaaatatatacatcacGTTCAATGCACTACTGCTAAGAGTGCAGATTGTTTTAATGATATAGGAAGAAACTTTAAGATGCATTATAAACACAATTGGGCTTTTAATTGCTtttgctttaatttattaagtataaaaaCTAAACTTACAGACTCTTAAATTTAGATATTCCTCACCTCGGACAATCAACTCTTCGAAATTGCTAACGACCAGTCCTTTTCTTACGTTACGCCAGCTGTCCCATATCTTAAAAGGTCTCTTGGTCCGTAACTCCTGCgcaagaattaaataattagtattaatatttacagcaattaagatatattattaaaatacaagtgatgtaaattaattattatttttgagcCAAGAATAGAATAGGAATTTAGgctagaaaaatattaaaacatagttttaaaaaagtcAAGTAtcaaaagaggaagagagaaatttTTACGTGATGGAAAGGGCATGACATCTGACatcgattaattttagtacagtgaaaaaaatgtcgatgTGTACTGCACTTTAATGCACGGTAAAGTTAAAAATGGTTGACATTTGCGATTTATTATTGACCTTAAATGTTCTCCGGAAGCGCGTGCAAGCTTGCAGGCATTTAAAGCGCTttgtaaaaatagttattgaACATTAGAAAAAGGGTAAAACACCAGACTTGTGTTGGCATTAGTTGAAACATGCAATTTGTAGTTTTATACAGCTTTTTTCGCCTACGGTTTTAGAAAATGCAACATTGTGCGGCCTTGTgtgcatttaaaattttacgaaatttttatatgtatctatatgtGCATAAACGATAAATCATTAAAGTAAACTTTTCTTGcgctttgtaaaatataaaagaaataaagaaatgtcgCGTATAAGAAATGATTCAcacacaaattaaaaataattcgcgACAAGAAAAGCGTGTGAATAAGGCTTGAAGAGCCTGACCCCGGGAAACGCTTGTCGCCCAGATGTTAAATGGAGTAAATAATTTCCCAACATGCTTCGTACACATAGCGGTCATATAGAACGgctgataaataaaatctcatGTATGAAAActcaaatatttcattattttttaaacttttaacataATGTCGCAACAGGATTACAtcttatcatttatatttatttatttgcacaaGCCTGGTGCAAATTTAAATgagaattaaatgaaaaatatacgatataaCGTGCAGGACTATACaggattataaaaattgttccaAGTTCATTAACATACGACCGTGACTAACATATTGGCAATCGAATCAATAAAGTaacgcaaaaattattttaaaaaaatagggaCCAACGTTTAAATGCGTGCAAAGTGTTCCTGAACTATCGCACTTTAATGCAATTACTGCATCTGGGAATTCGAGAGTTTAAAGAGTCTAGACCTAGATCTATAGGGCTTAAAGATTCACTCGAAATCCCACGCATCTAAGAATCTAAAGATATCCCTTCTCTCAGGTCTTGGAAtctataaatttgaatattcaaatattcacGATTTCTGCGCGAGCATTCAAAATAATTCGCAACGCAAACTCCTATATGCTTATGTTAGATTTGCATGTACATCAAGTATAACGTAAAACTGATTTATATCGAATCATAAACGCGACccatatctaataatattcatgtaaaaaaagtaaatgcaATAATGCATGGCGCGAGACACTTACGGCAACGGTTTGCACGTATCTTTCCACGAACTCTTTCCACTCGGAGACTCTTTGCGGATGGTTTATCGGATGGTGaattatttcgttaatttactttaatttactcGGTTTACTTTAGGAGGTGCATATATACTCCACACAATTTACTCGCGAATACATTCGTCCCCGCCTCGTTTCGTGCACTCTATCGTACTTCTCACTGTGGATACATCTGCACTCTTCGATCGGCGAGATTGCATCCCGACGACGTCGCTAGCGATCTCGGAATAATGCGATCCGAAGGGGTGCATTATGTTTGGGGTTGTTCCTAGTCCTCAACGGGGGTGGCGCTAAGGGTGTAGGACGCGTGCGCAGTTTATGATCGAAAGCACTGACCTGGTTTAACCGGTCTTAACTTGTAATATCGCTTATTTATTCTGTGCGCACAGTAGGATTTGCCGGTCATTCATTGTCAATACTAATatatcgttattatatttgttagacatttgtaattattaagtatatgCGCAAGATATGTAAGTGCTCGATTTAACCggatgataaaaaatattctatttatttatttttattttgtacggACGCGAGTTATTGCATTAATTcgttattattttccaaattttattgtttctcaAAACTacagatatttcaaaatagaaaACTGTCGGAATTTAAAGCACAACGCGAGTGCTTATGCTTTTCTTCACCCAGCGATTTGATATCTACTGATGAAACACGCGAAGATCTATACggatttaattaactttaagaATTGAAAGACTTAAAAGAAACCAAGAAGAACCTAAATCTAGGATCTGAGGAGACATAAGTAATATAACACGAgttcatataataattatacaataataatccagataaataatgattcacaacataaaaatacagagGAGTTTGATACGAGAAATCAGAGAGAGAATCAGAGAGAATTCAGAATGTACTCTTACATTAGAGTCAAAACGCCCAGCATGTTTGAGCGAATCcaaaaattcaaagatttaAAAGTCCAAAGGCCTAAAATTGAATGTTTATCTTAGCAATACAAGTATCAACCTCTTTCATGTAATAACCCCTCGCATTCGCGAGCTCGCCGTGGATGGAACTTAGTAAACAACATCGCAACGTGCTAACGAGCAAATAGGGAACCCGCCTGCAGCTGCAACGTGAATGTACCCAGGTGTATCCCTTAACGAAGTATCGTCGAGAACCGCTGCCGTCGACTACTTCGCGAATTTTTGATTTACTTAAATCCGTCACACACGGAGGATTCTAAAGTCGTGGAATTTGGAATAACCAACGAATCAAGAATAACGCtgaacaaatatttaacagaACCTCCCTTTTGTAACGACGTCTTTCCGATGCATCCGCATTGAAACGTTCTTAGATATTTGCCCTTAGATATTTAttcgttttaaatatattttcttaagaaACTTAACAATTCGATTATCCAcctatttagaattttttatttaatttatttatatgagaGATTATGCAAAATGTGGACTCtccaaaaatgcaaatttcttCGTTGAAACCACGAACTCAGGTGCATTCTTTAACAagaaatctgaaatatattatctcaaatcctttcttaatttaagtaaaaattatttaattaaaagtttagaatatatatcgtatacatatatatatattttttttgtccaAATTTGTTTATCTCACAAATTGTAAGTAGAGCCAAACAACAAATACAGAAGAATCTTTTTTGGAATATCTCAGAGGATCTGACATGAAACTGTAAATACGCGAAGAGGCTTTTACAATGAAACAAAAAGTATACAGGAATTTTGTGAAACGTGACAAACGATGATAAGGATTTTGCATGGAAGAGTCCGC
This window harbors:
- the Drep2 gene encoding uncharacterized protein Drep2 isoform X2, with amino-acid sequence MAREELRTKRPFKIWDSWRNVRKGLVVSNFEELIVRGKEKLGVPQNENVSLVLESDGTQVEDGEYFKTLGNNTILLLLRHGERWCPTGVDIIRAAISAIPKIVCETIHALELHDETPSWKIMDNKGRVTVVLHWDQRSSSSSQVQQQQAKAGQDAQTSKYSPTKKADLSGAQRPSLVIQTSLDKLGYDGKTTHLPGEIAPSRYTSPRITVINHDDMQQPVQSHMPGRLVKQGTNSFDSTTIHIHTPECSNHIHQPVARNGSPVNGADGGAIGECDFHCCALHEEGRRIAVHKSVATSPIQDAQHAQYQHPHHPHPQQQQQTQTPSPQPPSSLSDGTKRPGLSKGHVRFRDTADEESSSRLAGAVGFHLHHNHHHHHQEHDSSESETENTIMEDEIVTSEKFLLLIDQLTVDQKHHLSIKDIGIILERLSSKILDVERLDRESESEEIYNWTIKAIIRGDVLRELGVIYNGNYYAISEHPGYKEESEENNEDNEEEEEDRL
- the Drep2 gene encoding uncharacterized protein Drep2 isoform X1, with translation MAREELRTKRPFKIWDSWRNVRKGLVVSNFEELIVRGKEKLGVPQNENVSLVLESDGTQVEDGEYFKTLGNNTILLLLRHGERWCPTGVDIIRAAISAIPKIVCETIHALELHDETPSWKIMDNKGRVTVVLHWDQRSSSSSQVQQQQAKAGQDAQTSKYSPTKKADLSGAQRPSLVIQTSLDKLGYDGKTTHLPGEIAPSRYTSPRITVINHDDMQQQPVQSHMPGRLVKQGTNSFDSTTIHIHTPECSNHIHQPVARNGSPVNGADGGAIGECDFHCCALHEEGRRIAVHKSVATSPIQDAQHAQYQHPHHPHPQQQQQTQTPSPQPPSSLSDGTKRPGLSKGHVRFRDTADEESSSRLAGAVGFHLHHNHHHHHQEHDSSESETENTIMEDEIVTSEKFLLLIDQLTVDQKHHLSIKDIGIILERLSSKILDVERLDRESESEEIYNWTIKAIIRGDVLRELGVIYNGNYYAISEHPGYKEESEENNEDNEEEEEDRL
- the Drep2 gene encoding uncharacterized protein Drep2 isoform X3; its protein translation is MEIDNLVEETNLEATDIIETDQTELHVDQTESLHTHKPLNDQPTISAIPKIVCETIHALELHDETPSWKIMDNKGRVTVVLHWDQRSSSSSQVQQQQAKAGQDAQTSKYSPTKKADLSGAQRPSLVIQTSLDKLGYDGKTTHLPGEIAPSRYTSPRITVINHDDMQQQPVQSHMPGRLVKQGTNSFDSTTIHIHTPECSNHIHQPVARNGSPVNGADGGAIGECDFHCCALHEEGRRIAVHKSVATSPIQDAQHAQYQHPHHPHPQQQQQTQTPSPQPPSSLSDGTKRPGLSKGHVRFRDTADEESSSRLAGAVGFHLHHNHHHHHQEHDSSESETENTIMEDEIVTSEKFLLLIDQLTVDQKHHLSIKDIGIILERLSSKILDVERLDRESESEEIYNWTIKAIIRGDVLRELGVIYNGNYYAISEHPGYKEESEENNEDNEEEEEDRL